The following are from one region of the Actinomycetes bacterium genome:
- a CDS encoding bacterial transcriptional activator domain-containing protein: MPWLDTEAFDAACRRARQTRDSQDYRTAAELYRGDLLPEDRFEDWAEGPREALRERHLGLLVEYADVLSARGEHTQVVDIVGAVTAADPFHEGAYRTLMTALAASARRNEAGATVRRPARGRPLPGRGAAPLCRPGRRAGPRLPGLPR; the protein is encoded by the coding sequence ATGCCGTGGCTGGATACCGAGGCGTTTGACGCCGCCTGCCGGCGGGCCCGCCAGACCCGGGATTCCCAGGACTATCGGACGGCGGCCGAGCTGTACCGCGGCGACCTGCTGCCCGAGGACCGGTTCGAGGACTGGGCCGAGGGGCCACGCGAGGCCTTACGCGAACGCCATCTCGGCCTGCTGGTCGAGTACGCTGACGTGCTGTCGGCGCGGGGCGAGCACACCCAGGTGGTCGACATCGTCGGCGCCGTGACCGCCGCCGACCCCTTCCATGAGGGCGCCTACCGGACGCTGATGACGGCGCTGGCCGCAAGCGCTCGACGGAACGAGGCTGGAGCGACGGTCCGGCGGCCAGCTCGCGGCCGGCCGCTGCCTGGACGAGGCGCGGCGCCGCTTTGCCGCCCTGGCCGACGCGCCGGGCCTCGCCTACCTGGCCTGCCACGCTGA